The genomic segment GCTCTGCAGCAGCTTCGGATCGAAGAAATGTCCCGTGCGCGTCGCGAGCCGTTCGTGCAGCACGTCGAACGTGCCTTCGAGATAGACGAAGCAGACGTCTTTGTCGCCGTCGCGCAACACGTCGCGATACGAGCGCTTCAGCGACGAGCACGTGAACACCGCCGTCTCGCCCGCGCGCTGCTTTTCCTCGATCGCGGCGCGAATCGTCTTGAGCCACGGCCAGCGGTCGTCGTCGGTCAGCGGGATGCCCTTGTGCATCTTCTCCTTGTTGGCGGCGCTGTGGAACGCGTCGCCATCGGTGAACGAGCATTGCAGGCGCTCCGCCAGCAATTCCCCGATGAGAGACTTGCCGGCGCCCGACACGCCCATTGCGATCAGAATCATCGAAATCTCCTTACACGAACGCCGCGAGCACGAAAGTCAAGCCGAGTCCCATCAGGGAAATGAGGGTTTCAAGCAACGACCAGGTCTTGAAGGTCTGTCCGACGGTCATCCCGAAATACTCTTTGATCAGCCAGAAGCCGCCATCGTTCACATGCGAAAAGATCAGCGAGCCGGAGCCGGTGGCGAGCACCAGCAATTCCGGGCTCGTATGGCCGCCCGCCGCGGCCGCGATCGGCGCGACGATGCCGCACGCGGTCGTCATCGCGACTGTGGCAGAGCCGGTCGCCAGACGAATCAGCGCGGCGACGAACCAGCCGAGCAACAGCGGCGACAGATTCGCCTGCGAAGCGGTGGCGACGATCTGCTGCGAGATGCCGCTGTCGCGCAGAACCTGGCCGAAGCCGCCGCCCGCGCCCACGATCAGCGTGATGCCTGCGATCGGCGCGAGGCACTCGCCGCAGAACTTCTGGATCTGTTCGCGGTTGAAGCCACGCTTCGCGCCGAAGGTCCAGAAACTGACCAGCACGGCGATCAGCAGCGCCATATCCGATTGGCCGATGAAGCGCAGCAAATCGTTCGGCAGCGTCTTCGGCGTGAAGACCAGATCCGCCCAGCTTCCAACCAGCATCAGAATGACCGGCAGCAGAATGGTGAAGAGCGTGATGCCGAAGCTCGGCAGGTCGCGCTTCTTTTCCGTGTCGCCGTGCTTTTCCGTGAACTGGTCAGCGAGCGCGTTGGCGTCCGGCAGCTTGATGTATTTGTGGATCAGCAGCGCAAAGAGCGGGCCCGCGACGATCGCGGTCGGCACGCCGACGATCAGGCCGTAGGCGATCGTCTTGCCGATATCCGCGTGATACTGCTGCACCGCGAGCAACGCGGCCGGGTGCGGCGGAATCAGGCCGTGTACGACCGACAGGCCGGCGACCATCGGCAGGCCGATGAGCAGCAGCGATTTGCCGGTGCGTTTCGCGACGTTGAACGCGATCGGAATCAGCAGCACGAAGCCGACTTCGAAAAACACCGGCAAGCCGACGATGATCGCGACGACCATCATCGCCCAGTGAATGTTCTTCTCGCCGAACAGATGGATCAGCGTATTGGCGATGCGCTCGGCGCCGCCCGATTCGGCCATCATCTTGCCGAGCATCGTGCCGAGACCGACCACGACCGCAATGTGGCCGAGCGTGTTGCCGTTGCCGGTTTCGAACGACTTCACGATTTTGTCCATCGGCATGCCGACCGCAAGGGCGAGCAACACGGACACGATCATGAGGACGAGGAACGGGTAAACCTTGTAGCGGGCGATCATCAGGATCAGAACCGCGATCGCGATCACCGCGTAGAGCAGCAGCATGCTCCCGTGGACGGCTGGCATAACGCCTCCTTTGATTTTGTTGGGTTTTTCGCTATGCGTGCGTTTGCCGTCCTTGCGATGCACATGGCGGCAGCGCCCGGCAAGCGCGCGCACTGCGCTGGGTCATGGAATTTTACTTGTAAGCGAGGCGAATGGCGGGGAAATCGCCCGTGACGCCGGATTGGTGGGTTCGTGCGCAGTTTTGTCTGTTGCGAAAGGGTTGGGCAATAAACAAAAAAAACCGACGCTCGCTTGAACGTCGGTTTTGACACGAGGTGCACCGATCTTTCAACCCGCTGGCTTAGGCGGCACCGAGCCTGCAGCACACGCGAAGTTCGGTTCGCGCGCACTGCTACCGCCGGGCGGGTTTGAGGAGGTGCATCGACCGGCTGAACCGCCACGACCTGCCGATCCTTGCAGATATGGGCCGCTCGTGACAGACACGTGTCTTGCGACTCGAATAGACCGGAGCACGTGACCCGATAGGCATCACCCTGATTCGGGAGATTGAGCTTGCGCGTCGTGCCGGTCAAAACCCGTGTCTGTCGTACAAGGAGAAACGAGGCCGATAGTCGTGAGAACAGCAATGAGGAGTCTTGACATAGTGAATTCGAACGAACTCAGTGCGAACGTGAGCGATCCGTCCGAGCGATCGAAAGATTCTCGATCGCTCGGACGCAACAGGGCGCAGCCCTGCTTTCCTGTTACCAACGATAGGAAGCGTTCGCTCCGTACACAGTTCCGTTACGGCTCGTACCAACGCCTGCCTTCATCACCAAATTCTTAGTAACGCGCAAGTTCAGAGCAACGGCGGCAGCCGCATAGCCCTGGTACGACGCACCGCCCATATCGATCGACATCGTCTTGTCCTGGTCGATGTTCGGGATCATCGCCATCGCCGCGGCGGCAATACCCGAATAGGCCGTACGGCCTACGTGCGAGATTTTGCGCTGCAATCCGCCTATCACACTATCCGTGTACGTTGACAACAATTCTCCACTGGATAGGCGCCAGATCTTATTCGATCTACTTATGCCACCTTTCGGTGATATATGCTCTCCAAAAGGCGTTTCTCGTAAAACCGGTTTCAACAATCCATCGCAGTTGCATCTTTTCGCTATAGCTGGGCAATACTACCTGCCGCTGACGGTGTTAGCTATCGGCTCATCGGAAAGGTCTGCGATTCGTCGGCTTTCTTCATATAGAGTGCTTCAGCGCGGCGCGTCTTGGACGCGGCGCGAGCGCGCAACGGCTCGCCCTGCTCGGCCTCCTTCCACGCCGTGAATCCGTTCGGGGCGCCGCCGCGCCAATTCCGCGTCGCGAAGCGGGCACAACGGCTGCGAATGTTAAAATCCGCTCACTTTTTACGATATTGGGAAACGAGGTCTGGATGATCCGGCTCGCAAAAATGCTGGGGCTTATAATGTTGTCCCCTATTCTCCTCCTCGTGTTCGCATGCGCACTTGGGCTGTCTGCTGCGTACGACGCTACGAAACCACAGATACGTCGTTAAGAGCGTCGAGCATGTGAGCGAGCCACGAAGCCAGCCTTTCTCGACGGAACTAGAGGATGGGCGTCGCTATTGGTGGTCCTCTAACACTTGCTACCTCCGTTCGTGCTAACCGCCGAACAACAGAGCGCGCTCCGTTGGCTAATGCCGCCGACGTACGGTGCGCTGGCGGTCTATGTGTTCTTCGTCGTCTCCGGGTTCTCGATCTCGATCGCCTACGTACGAGGCGGGTCGAAGCGCGGCGTCGCGTCACTCGCTGTCCGTCGCTATCCGAGGCTGGTGATTCCGGTTCTCGCCGCATCCCCCTTGACTACGCGATGATGC from the Caballeronia sp. NK8 genome contains:
- a CDS encoding gluconokinase, whose amino-acid sequence is MILIAMGVSGAGKSLIGELLAERLQCSFTDGDAFHSAANKEKMHKGIPLTDDDRWPWLKTIRAAIEEKQRAGETAVFTCSSLKRSYRDVLRDGDKDVCFVYLEGTFDVLHERLATRTGHFFDPKLLQSQLDTLEAPGADEAIVVSIEHTPEEIVEIVIEELKTR
- a CDS encoding GntP family permease, translated to MPAVHGSMLLLYAVIAIAVLILMIARYKVYPFLVLMIVSVLLALAVGMPMDKIVKSFETGNGNTLGHIAVVVGLGTMLGKMMAESGGAERIANTLIHLFGEKNIHWAMMVVAIIVGLPVFFEVGFVLLIPIAFNVAKRTGKSLLLIGLPMVAGLSVVHGLIPPHPAALLAVQQYHADIGKTIAYGLIVGVPTAIVAGPLFALLIHKYIKLPDANALADQFTEKHGDTEKKRDLPSFGITLFTILLPVILMLVGSWADLVFTPKTLPNDLLRFIGQSDMALLIAVLVSFWTFGAKRGFNREQIQKFCGECLAPIAGITLIVGAGGGFGQVLRDSGISQQIVATASQANLSPLLLGWFVAALIRLATGSATVAMTTACGIVAPIAAAAGGHTSPELLVLATGSGSLIFSHVNDGGFWLIKEYFGMTVGQTFKTWSLLETLISLMGLGLTFVLAAFV
- a CDS encoding YadA C-terminal domain-containing protein produces the protein MSTYTDSVIGGLQRKISHVGRTAYSGIAAAAMAMIPNIDQDKTMSIDMGGASYQGYAAAAVALNLRVTKNLVMKAGVGTSRNGTVYGANASYRW